A single genomic interval of Phocoenobacter uteri harbors:
- the malF gene encoding maltose ABC transporter permease MalF translates to MLTSIETPPTPFQIWGKRLCVGLLYLLAFYLVFTIYLQGEILFALLVLVVLTSGIYVFSSGRAYRWRYLYPGVSAIGIFILFPLLMTVVIAFTNYSGSNRLNFEQVVSQLQSQKFAFGERFNFKLLEAENNQYQLALDNKKLQKNYLSAPLDLTKLPTELRVNEVVELPQAKAAPLKTVIQNRTNLQAINVVLPSNESLTMSSLRQFTEQKKRYDFDQNLQILTNNETGEKYKANDEIGFFQKIDEQGNFVEQRLEPGYVVATGWQNYIKILTDKGVQEPFVKIFIWTVIFAFLTVIFTTFLGMIFASLVQWEPLKGKAVYRLLLILPYAVPGFISILVFRGLFNQSFGEINLILDQLFGIRPEWFNDPTLAKSMLLIVNTWLGYPYMMIVCMGLLKAIPNDLYEASAIDGATMWQNFTKITMPMLLKPLMPLMIASFAFNFNNFVLIQLLTLGGPNMVGTTTPAGHTDLLVSYTYRIAFEGSGSQDFGLAAAIAVIIFLLVSILALFQIRLTKLQQD, encoded by the coding sequence ATGCTCACTTCCATTGAAACACCACCAACACCATTCCAAATTTGGGGAAAACGACTTTGTGTCGGTTTACTTTATTTATTAGCGTTTTATCTTGTTTTTACTATTTATTTACAAGGCGAGATTTTATTTGCCCTACTGGTGTTGGTTGTTTTAACCTCTGGAATTTATGTGTTTAGCAGTGGGCGAGCATACCGCTGGCGTTATCTTTACCCAGGTGTATCCGCTATTGGGATTTTTATTTTATTCCCATTATTGATGACCGTTGTGATTGCTTTTACGAATTATAGCGGATCAAACAGATTAAACTTCGAGCAAGTGGTGTCGCAGTTACAATCGCAAAAATTTGCGTTTGGGGAACGTTTTAATTTTAAATTATTAGAAGCTGAAAATAATCAATATCAGCTGGCACTTGATAATAAAAAATTGCAAAAAAACTATCTTTCTGCACCGCTTGATCTTACAAAATTACCGACAGAATTAAGGGTTAATGAAGTTGTTGAACTGCCACAGGCTAAGGCTGCACCTTTAAAAACTGTTATTCAAAATCGCACAAATTTACAAGCGATAAATGTGGTGTTACCTTCCAATGAAAGCTTAACAATGAGTTCATTACGCCAATTTACCGAGCAGAAGAAGCGGTACGATTTTGATCAAAATTTGCAAATTTTAACTAATAATGAAACAGGTGAAAAATATAAAGCAAATGATGAAATTGGTTTCTTCCAAAAAATTGATGAGCAAGGAAACTTCGTTGAACAGCGTTTAGAACCGGGTTATGTCGTCGCAACAGGTTGGCAGAATTATATTAAAATTTTAACGGATAAAGGTGTACAAGAACCTTTTGTAAAAATCTTTATTTGGACAGTGATTTTCGCCTTTTTAACCGTGATTTTTACCACTTTCTTAGGCATGATTTTTGCTTCACTGGTGCAGTGGGAACCGTTAAAAGGGAAAGCTGTTTATCGTTTATTACTGATTTTACCTTACGCCGTACCAGGTTTTATCTCAATCTTAGTTTTTCGTGGGTTATTCAACCAAAGTTTTGGGGAAATCAACTTAATTCTTGATCAATTATTTGGTATTCGCCCTGAGTGGTTTAACGATCCAACCTTAGCAAAATCAATGCTGTTAATTGTAAACACGTGGTTGGGCTACCCTTATATGATGATTGTATGTATGGGCTTGCTTAAAGCGATTCCAAATGATTTGTACGAAGCCTCCGCCATTGACGGTGCAACAATGTGGCAAAATTTCACAAAAATCACAATGCCAATGTTATTAAAACCGTTAATGCCATTGATGATCGCCAGCTTTGCGTTCAACTTTAATAACTTTGTACTGATTCAATTATTAACCTTAGGTGGTCCAAATATGGTCGGCACAACCACCCCAGCAGGGCATACTGATTTACTGGTTAGCTATACTTATCGTATCGCCTTTGAAGGTAGCGGATCACAAGACTTTGGTTTAGCGGCAGCGATTGCAGTTATCATCTTCTTACTGGTCAGCATTCTCGCGTTATTCCAAATTCGTTTAACCAAATTACAGCAAGATTAG
- the malG gene encoding maltose ABC transporter permease MalG gives MAMVQEKSIKVRLFSAHLFLILFCALILFPMLMIIGISLRPGNLAIGEIIPSTISFEHWKLALGIPVTQADGSITPPPFPVLLWLWNSVKVATVTAVLTLIFSTTSAYAFARLKFAGKSMLLQGMLIFQMFPAVLSLVALYALFDRLSDYIPFLGLNTHGGVIFAYLGGIAMHVWTIKGYFETIDKSLEEAAALDGATPWQTFRLILLPLSVPILAVVFILSFISSIIEVPVASLLLRDVGNYTLAVGMQQYLHPQNYLWGDFAAAAILSAIPITLVFILAQRWLVGGLTSGGVKG, from the coding sequence ATGGCAATGGTTCAAGAAAAATCGATAAAAGTACGTTTATTTTCAGCACATTTATTTCTGATTTTATTCTGTGCGTTGATTTTATTCCCAATGCTGATGATTATCGGCATTTCATTAAGACCAGGTAATTTAGCGATTGGCGAAATTATTCCAAGTACCATTTCTTTTGAGCATTGGAAGTTGGCTTTGGGAATCCCTGTTACCCAAGCGGACGGTTCAATCACGCCACCACCTTTTCCTGTCTTATTATGGCTTTGGAACTCTGTAAAAGTGGCAACGGTGACAGCTGTCTTAACCTTAATTTTTTCTACCACTTCCGCTTATGCTTTTGCACGCTTGAAATTTGCCGGTAAAAGTATGTTATTACAAGGAATGTTGATTTTTCAAATGTTCCCAGCGGTACTTTCATTAGTGGCATTATATGCCTTATTTGACCGTTTAAGTGATTACATTCCATTCTTAGGATTGAATACACACGGCGGAGTCATTTTTGCTTATTTGGGTGGGATTGCAATGCACGTTTGGACAATCAAAGGCTATTTTGAAACCATTGATAAATCATTAGAAGAAGCTGCGGCCTTAGACGGTGCAACCCCTTGGCAAACATTCCGCTTAATTTTATTGCCATTGTCTGTACCTATTTTAGCGGTTGTCTTTATTTTATCTTTCATCTCATCAATTATTGAAGTACCTGTGGCCTCTTTATTATTACGAGATGTGGGCAACTATACGTTGGCGGTGGGAATGCAACAATATCTACACCCACAAAATTATTTATGGGGTGATTTTGCCGCTGCCGCCATTCTTTCTGCTATTCCAATTACCTTAGTCTTTATTTTGGCACAACGTTGGTTAGTGGGTGGTTTAACATCTGGTGGTGTAAAAGGTTAG
- the malE gene encoding maltose/maltodextrin ABC transporter substrate-binding protein MalE, with the protein MRNLTKTALAVLAGLSVAQGVYAKMVEGQINIWINSDKGYNGLAEVGKKFEADTGVKVVVEHPSKLEEVYPQVAASGDGPDVIIFAHDRFGGYAQAGLLAEIQPSAGFKAKLSDIGWKATSYKGKQIAYPIAVESLSLIYNKDLVPTPPTTWKEVIELDKKLKKDGKSAIMWNLAEPYFTWPIISSQGAYAFKLTDKGYDVKDIGVNNKEAQKGLQFVVDLVKQKVINKDTDYAVAEAGFNKGQTALTINGPWAWANIEKSGINYGVAVLPKLDGKAGKPFVGVLSAGVNAASPNKDLVKEFMENYLLTDSGLETVNKDVPLGAVALKSYQKVLAKDPRIAATMANAENGEVMPNIPEMSRFWYSEKAAITNAVTGRQSVKEALDEAQAKIEKE; encoded by the coding sequence ATGAGAAATTTAACAAAAACTGCCCTTGCTGTATTAGCAGGTTTATCTGTGGCACAAGGCGTGTATGCGAAAATGGTTGAAGGTCAAATCAACATTTGGATCAACTCAGATAAAGGGTATAACGGATTAGCCGAAGTAGGTAAAAAATTTGAAGCGGATACCGGTGTAAAAGTCGTTGTTGAACACCCTTCTAAATTAGAAGAAGTGTATCCTCAAGTTGCTGCTTCTGGTGATGGTCCGGATGTGATTATTTTTGCTCACGATCGTTTTGGTGGTTATGCACAAGCGGGCTTACTGGCAGAAATTCAACCAAGTGCAGGGTTTAAAGCTAAATTATCAGACATCGGTTGGAAAGCAACAAGCTATAAAGGTAAACAAATTGCTTATCCAATTGCGGTGGAATCACTCTCTTTAATTTATAACAAAGATTTAGTTCCAACCCCACCAACTACGTGGAAAGAAGTAATTGAGTTAGATAAAAAACTTAAAAAAGACGGCAAATCTGCGATTATGTGGAACTTAGCTGAACCTTATTTCACTTGGCCAATTATCTCTTCACAAGGTGCTTACGCATTCAAATTAACCGATAAAGGTTATGATGTAAAAGATATCGGTGTGAACAATAAAGAGGCACAAAAAGGCTTACAATTTGTGGTTGATTTAGTAAAACAAAAAGTAATCAACAAAGACACCGATTATGCCGTTGCAGAAGCAGGCTTTAACAAAGGGCAAACTGCATTAACTATTAACGGTCCTTGGGCTTGGGCAAATATTGAGAAAAGCGGTATCAACTATGGTGTAGCGGTATTACCTAAATTAGACGGTAAAGCGGGCAAACCATTTGTGGGTGTATTAAGTGCCGGTGTGAACGCAGCGAGTCCAAATAAAGATCTTGTTAAAGAATTTATGGAAAACTACTTATTAACAGACAGTGGTTTAGAAACCGTGAATAAAGATGTGCCATTAGGTGCAGTTGCACTGAAAAGCTATCAAAAAGTGTTAGCAAAAGATCCTCGTATTGCGGCAACAATGGCAAATGCGGAAAACGGCGAAGTTATGCCAAATATTCCTGAAATGAGCCGTTTCTGGTATTCAGAAAAAGCAGCGATTACCAATGCGGTAACCGGTCGTCAAAGTGTGAAAGAAGCACTTGATGAAGCACAAGCGAAGATCGAAAAAGAATAA